GCCTCCACGCGGGCGGCTGCTGATGCGAGGGCGCATCCACCGCGGGAGCAAGGAGATCGGCGGCAGCTGTGTGGAGCTGGAGGCGTCCGACGGCGGCCGGGTGGTGCTGGACCTCGGGCGGCCCCTGGCCGCGGGCTGGGACGACGACGTCGCGCTGCCCGCTGTGGCGGGCCTGACCGAGCCCGACGGGTCGTTGTTGGGGGTGCTGATCTCCCATGCGCACCTGGACCACTACGGGCTGGTGGCCGGCATCTCGACAGAGGTCCCGGTGTACATCGGCGCGGAAGCCGAGGCGCTGCTTCATGCGGCGGCGTTCTTCTCGCCGGTGTCCGCCTCGGTGCACGCTGCCGGCCATCTGCGCCACCGCGAGCCGTTCACGCTCGGGCCGTTCACGGTCACGCCCTACCTCGCTGACCACTCGGCGTTCGACGCCTACTCGCTGCTGGTGGAGGCAGACGGGGCGCGCGTGTTCTACACCGGTGACCTGCGCGCGCACGGGCGCAAGGCGGCGATGTTCGAGCGGCTGCTGGCCGACCCGCCCGCCGGCGTCGACGTGCTGGTCATGGAGGGCACGCACGTGCGCGCGGACGCCGTCAACGACGAGGCGACCTTCGCCACCGAGGCCGACCTCGAGGAGCGCTTCGTCGAGCTCAGCCGCGACACCCAGGGCGCGGTCGTCGTGTTGGGGTCCGCGCAGAACCTCGACCGGCTTGTCACCGTGTACCGGGCGGCCAAGCGCACCGGGCGTTCCTGCGTCGTGGACCTGTACGGCGCGACGGTCGCCGCCGCGACCCGCGCGACGATCCCCCAGCCCGGCCACGAGGTGCTGCGCGTGTACGTGCCCAACCGCCAGCGCATCAGGGTGAAGGAGGCCGGCGAGTTCTCCCGCGTCGCTGACATCAAGGCGCAGCGGGTCTTCCCCGAGGAGCTCGCCGCCGACCCGGGCCGGTGGCTGTTCCATGTGCCCTCCTCCACCGTGGGGGAGCTGATCCGCGCGGGGGTCCTCGACGGGCGCGGCGTCGTGGTGTGGTCGCTGTGGCACGGCTACCTGGTCGAGCCCTCGGGGGTGCGGCTGCGCGGGCTGCTCGACGAGCACGGCGTTGAGCTGGTCCATCTGCACACCTCGGGGCACGCCTCGGTGCCCGACCTCAAGCGTCTGGTGGACGCGCTTCACCCGGCGCGGGTGGTGCCGATGCACTCGGAGGCGGGTGGGCGCTTCGGCGAGCTGTTCCCGCGGGTCGAGCTGCGCGACGACGGGGAGTGGTGGGACGTATGAGCAGCAGCTCTGGGCGGATCGACCGGGTCGCCGGGACGTTGCTGGGCGTGGCCGCCGGCGACGCCCTCGGCGGACAGCCTCGCCGAGTACTACCGGCGGAGCGCCGGCCAGCCACCGCTGGCTGTGGCCCTGCGCGACGACCCGGGCGTGATGGTCGGCAACGTCGCGGGTCTTCCCGCAGCCGGGATCGACGCGGTCGTGTCGCTGTGCCGGGTCGGCCGCACCTTCGCTCCGCCTGACGTCGAACACCACGAGTTGCACCTCATCGACACCCCGGGCGCCAACACCCACCTGCGCCACGTCGTGGCCGACACCGCAGCGGGCGTCCTCGCCATACGCGACGAGGGGAAGCGGGTGTACCTGCACTGCGCCGCCGGGCAGAGCCGCACCCCCGCCGTCGCCGCGGCCTACCTGCACCTGCGCCTGGGGATCTCCGGCGAGGAGGCGCTGCGCCGCGTCGGCGCCGCGCTGCGCCACTACCAGCACAACCACGAGCTCATCGACGTGGTGCGGTCGCTGCCCGAGCGGCCCGACTCCGGGAGCTGAGGGCCTGCTGCCCGTTTGCTCTGGGACGCGGGGCTGTCACACCCCTGGGAGACAATGGGGTTTGGGAGTATCGCCCGTCGGAGGAGGAGCAGTTGCTGCAGGAGCGGATCGATGAGGATGACGCCGAGAGCGAGGACGCGTTTACCTGGTTCGCCAGCGGCACCGACGTCCCGGCAGACGCCCCCACCGGGGTGGTCTTCGCCCTCGCCCGGGAGGCCGGGGACCTGGCGTGGGCCGGCGAGGCCGAGGCTGCCGAAGCGGCCTTCGACCGCGCCGCCGCGCTCGCGGTGTCGTCGGGTGAAGCAGCCCTTCTCCCCGAAGTGGCGGACGTCGTGGCCACGACCCTTGCGCCGCTCGACAGCGCACGGTCGCTCGCGCTGTTGCGCCGCTGGCAGGGACCGG
The DNA window shown above is from Egibacteraceae bacterium and carries:
- a CDS encoding MBL fold metallo-hydrolase codes for the protein MRGRIHRGSKEIGGSCVELEASDGGRVVLDLGRPLAAGWDDDVALPAVAGLTEPDGSLLGVLISHAHLDHYGLVAGISTEVPVYIGAEAEALLHAAAFFSPVSASVHAAGHLRHREPFTLGPFTVTPYLADHSAFDAYSLLVEADGARVFYTGDLRAHGRKAAMFERLLADPPAGVDVLVMEGTHVRADAVNDEATFATEADLEERFVELSRDTQGAVVVLGSAQNLDRLVTVYRAAKRTGRSCVVDLYGATVAAATRATIPQPGHEVLRVYVPNRQRIRVKEAGEFSRVADIKAQRVFPEELAADPGRWLFHVPSSTVGELIRAGVLDGRGVVVWSLWHGYLVEPSGVRLRGLLDEHGVELVHLHTSGHASVPDLKRLVDALHPARVVPMHSEAGGRFGELFPRVELRDDGEWWDV
- a CDS encoding dual specificity protein phosphatase, yielding MALRDDPGVMVGNVAGLPAAGIDAVVSLCRVGRTFAPPDVEHHELHLIDTPGANTHLRHVVADTAAGVLAIRDEGKRVYLHCAAGQSRTPAVAAAYLHLRLGISGEEALRRVGAALRHYQHNHELIDVVRSLPERPDSGS